The Methanobacterium sp. BAmetb5 genome includes a region encoding these proteins:
- the trpA gene encoding tryptophan synthase subunit alpha yields MSFKPESYQEMFIRVKSKNEGGFIPFIVAGDPDFDTSLEIVRTFVENGADALEIGFAFSDPVADGPTVQEADLRALQAGMTTQKGFEFIRKIREFTSIPIGLLVYYNLIYQMGVDQFYKTAYESGVNAILAADLPLEESKDAITASKKYGVQQVFMAAQTTSNERLEKISNLCEGFLYVVAVMGVTGARGDLQTSTVDLIKRVRSHTDLPLSVGFGISKPEHVTNVISAGADGAIVASAILDIITENLQDKETMKRKIAEFCQKLKEATKKNRLRF; encoded by the coding sequence ATGAGTTTTAAACCTGAAAGTTATCAGGAGATGTTCATACGGGTTAAATCCAAAAATGAGGGAGGATTCATTCCTTTTATCGTGGCTGGAGACCCGGACTTTGATACCTCCCTGGAGATCGTGAGAACCTTTGTGGAAAATGGTGCCGATGCCCTGGAGATAGGATTTGCCTTCAGTGACCCGGTTGCTGACGGTCCCACCGTCCAGGAAGCAGATTTAAGGGCACTTCAGGCAGGCATGACCACCCAGAAGGGATTTGAATTCATCCGAAAGATCAGAGAATTCACTTCCATACCCATTGGCCTGCTGGTGTACTACAACCTGATTTACCAGATGGGTGTTGACCAGTTCTATAAAACTGCCTACGAAAGTGGAGTTAACGCTATTTTAGCAGCAGATTTACCCCTTGAAGAATCTAAAGACGCAATTACTGCCTCTAAAAAGTATGGAGTTCAACAGGTGTTCATGGCTGCCCAAACCACCAGTAATGAACGCTTAGAAAAAATTTCCAATCTTTGTGAGGGATTTTTGTATGTGGTGGCCGTTATGGGTGTCACCGGCGCCCGGGGAGATCTACAGACCAGTACCGTGGACCTCATAAAGCGAGTGAGAAGCCACACTGACCTGCCGTTAAGTGTTGGTTTTGGTATTTCCAAACCAGAACATGTTACTAACGTGATCAGTGCCGGGGCAGATGGAGCTATTGTGGCCAGCGCCATACTGGACATAATAACTGAAAATCTCCAGGATAAGGAGACTATGAAGAGGAAAATCGCAGAATTCTGCCAAAAACTCAAGGAAGCAACTAAAAAAAATAGATTGAGGTTTTAG
- the trpD gene encoding anthranilate phosphoribosyltransferase, which yields MIAECLNKVVSGHNLSEDEAYNCMMEMVSGDASDVDMAAFLAALTTKGEDPVEITGFVKAMREVSIKVHPNLDDAMVDTCGTGGDRFKTFNVSTIATLIAAAAGVPIAKHGNRAISSKCGGADILEAMGVNINGDASSVESCLEKSGMGFMFAPNFHPATKHVMSVRRKLGIRTVFNLLGPLTSPANPEIHLMGVFDPEYVETVANVLKNLGVKRAMVVHGFDEDNQPALDEISIIGRTHVAILEEGQINVFDLYPEDFGLEPVDKQLIMARDTLEENLQIAGDVLDGKDNTPGEKARMNICLANASAILFLAGKTGDFKEGMKIAREMVMNGRAKAKLQEFIQASNSS from the coding sequence ATGATTGCCGAGTGTTTGAATAAAGTAGTTTCCGGGCATAATCTGAGTGAAGATGAGGCCTACAATTGTATGATGGAAATGGTGAGTGGCGATGCCAGTGATGTGGATATGGCAGCATTTCTGGCGGCACTAACCACCAAAGGTGAGGATCCTGTCGAAATAACCGGTTTTGTCAAGGCCATGCGTGAAGTTTCCATCAAAGTCCACCCTAATTTAGATGATGCCATGGTGGATACCTGTGGTACAGGAGGAGACCGGTTCAAGACCTTTAATGTGAGTACCATAGCCACACTAATTGCCGCTGCTGCTGGAGTACCCATTGCCAAACATGGAAACCGTGCTATAAGTAGCAAATGTGGTGGTGCGGATATTCTGGAAGCAATGGGAGTTAATATCAATGGTGATGCCTCCAGCGTGGAAAGCTGCCTGGAAAAATCAGGTATGGGCTTCATGTTCGCCCCCAACTTCCACCCAGCAACCAAACACGTGATGAGCGTACGCAGAAAACTGGGGATAAGAACTGTTTTCAACCTTTTGGGACCATTAACTTCTCCTGCAAATCCAGAAATTCACCTTATGGGTGTTTTCGACCCAGAATACGTGGAAACCGTGGCCAATGTTCTTAAAAATTTAGGGGTTAAACGAGCCATGGTAGTGCATGGCTTTGATGAAGATAACCAACCGGCACTGGATGAAATATCTATTATTGGCCGAACCCATGTGGCTATCCTGGAGGAAGGGCAGATTAATGTTTTTGATCTTTATCCAGAAGATTTCGGTCTGGAACCCGTTGACAAACAACTGATTATGGCTCGGGATACCCTGGAAGAAAACCTGCAGATTGCTGGGGATGTTCTGGATGGAAAAGATAACACTCCTGGTGAAAAGGCCAGAATGAACATATGTCTGGCCAATGCCAGTGCAATTCTTTTCCTGGCAGGAAAAACAGGTGATTTTAAAGAGGGAATGAAAATTGCCCGGGAAATGGTGATGAATGGAAGGGCTAAAGCAAAACTTCAGGAATTTATCCAGGCCAGCAACAGCAGTTAA
- a CDS encoding cation-translocating P-type ATPase, with product MSKDQDNQQCKADQNSSEMCTCCGGDVFQEKEPLWKQKSLKIIVTSAIIFALGIVLENLLGQGILAEVAFLAVVAIAGFEIIQSAFKGLLKLRFNMSFLITIAAAGAFLIGHGEEGAAVMFLFYVAEFLEDYASERARSSIAALLKLAPETAHVVRNGREIEIHTHAVDLEEKVVVRAGDKIPLDGLVVKGQSAVDQSPLTGESMPVTKKDGDEVFAGTINREGYLEIKVSRKSDETVISRIIELVRQSKDKKSKTEAFIDRFATYYTPSVILVAVTVAVVPPFFLGMSFEEWFYRALVLLVVSCPCALAISTPVSMVSGITAATRKGVLIKGGEYVEEMKNVKAMVFDKTGTLTEGLLEVAEIVPFNGNSQHDILQLAASLELHSKHPLAKAIVKKAEDENIQLKDVTNFKSTAGAGLKGEIHGEIFYLGNMTFIKQLNPLKGEDILGKEVREKLKEYDSEGKTTVLLGKGQEIMGLIVLMDRIRDSALETVTFLKKNGIKTIMLTGDNEGTACRVATQLGLDEYHHSLLPEDKVNKINELAQQHGNVAMVGDGVNDAPALAKANIGIAMGAVGSDVAIETADVALMHDDLSQLEYLVKLSRKTMGVVQQNVALSIMVKSSFALFAVLGVITLWMAVGIGDMGLSLAVILNALRIGVAKV from the coding sequence ATGTCCAAAGATCAAGATAATCAACAGTGTAAAGCGGATCAAAACTCGTCTGAAATGTGTACCTGCTGCGGGGGAGATGTTTTCCAAGAAAAAGAACCATTATGGAAACAAAAATCCCTAAAAATCATCGTAACCTCGGCCATAATTTTTGCCCTGGGGATAGTGCTGGAGAATCTACTGGGCCAGGGGATACTGGCCGAGGTTGCCTTCCTGGCTGTGGTGGCCATTGCTGGATTTGAAATAATTCAAAGCGCGTTTAAAGGATTGTTAAAGCTCAGATTCAACATGAGTTTCTTAATAACCATTGCTGCTGCCGGGGCATTCCTCATTGGTCATGGTGAAGAGGGTGCGGCAGTTATGTTTCTGTTCTATGTGGCCGAGTTTTTAGAGGACTATGCCAGTGAAAGAGCACGTAGCTCAATAGCAGCCCTGCTTAAATTGGCACCTGAAACCGCCCATGTTGTTAGAAATGGCCGAGAAATTGAAATACATACTCATGCCGTGGACCTGGAGGAGAAAGTGGTAGTTCGTGCTGGTGACAAGATACCTCTAGATGGATTGGTGGTCAAAGGACAATCCGCAGTGGATCAGTCTCCCCTAACTGGGGAGAGCATGCCCGTCACCAAAAAAGATGGTGACGAAGTTTTTGCCGGCACCATCAACCGTGAGGGCTACCTGGAAATTAAGGTGTCCCGTAAATCAGATGAAACTGTTATATCCCGAATAATAGAACTGGTTCGCCAGTCCAAAGATAAAAAATCCAAAACAGAAGCCTTTATTGATAGATTCGCCACTTACTACACTCCCAGCGTTATTCTGGTTGCGGTAACCGTGGCGGTGGTACCACCGTTTTTCCTGGGAATGTCCTTTGAGGAATGGTTCTACCGTGCCCTGGTTTTACTGGTGGTGTCCTGTCCCTGTGCTCTGGCCATTTCTACCCCCGTTTCCATGGTTTCCGGGATAACTGCAGCTACAAGAAAGGGTGTTCTCATAAAAGGTGGAGAATATGTGGAGGAAATGAAAAATGTGAAGGCCATGGTCTTTGACAAAACCGGGACATTAACGGAGGGACTCCTGGAAGTAGCAGAGATAGTTCCCTTCAATGGTAATTCCCAACATGATATCTTGCAACTGGCGGCTTCCCTGGAACTACATTCCAAGCATCCCCTGGCCAAAGCCATAGTCAAAAAGGCAGAAGATGAAAATATCCAACTGAAAGACGTTACCAACTTTAAATCCACGGCTGGTGCTGGATTAAAGGGCGAAATTCATGGAGAAATATTTTATTTAGGGAATATGACATTTATTAAGCAGTTAAATCCTTTAAAGGGCGAAGATATTCTGGGTAAAGAGGTCCGGGAAAAATTAAAAGAATATGATTCAGAGGGTAAAACCACGGTTCTCCTGGGAAAAGGACAGGAAATTATGGGATTAATAGTTCTCATGGATCGCATCAGGGATAGTGCCCTGGAGACAGTTACCTTCCTTAAAAAGAATGGAATTAAGACCATCATGCTCACTGGAGATAACGAGGGTACTGCCTGCCGGGTGGCCACCCAGTTAGGTCTGGATGAATACCACCATAGCTTACTACCGGAAGATAAGGTGAATAAGATTAATGAACTGGCACAACAACATGGAAATGTGGCCATGGTGGGAGACGGAGTTAATGATGCTCCTGCACTGGCAAAAGCCAATATAGGAATTGCTATGGGTGCAGTTGGTTCAGATGTGGCCATTGAAACCGCAGATGTGGCACTGATGCACGATGATCTATCCCAACTGGAATATCTGGTGAAACTGAGCAGAAAAACCATGGGGGTGGTCCAGCAGAATGTGGCCCTCTCCATTATGGTTAAAAGTTCCTTTGCCCTTTTTGCAGTTCTGGGGGTGATTACCCTGTGGATGGCAGTGGGTATTGGGGATATGGGCCTCAGCCTGGCAGTTATACTGAATGCTCTTAGAATTGGTGTGGCTAAGGTATAG